One genomic segment of Rhizobium viscosum includes these proteins:
- a CDS encoding NAD(P)/FAD-dependent oxidoreductase, with product MNAHVPSLLRRLRVAVIGSGISGASAAWALNPVHDVTLYEKDARPGGHTATVDVDYDGLNIPVDTGFIVYNEHNYPNLTALFAELGVATHASDMSFSLSLDQGRLEWSGGGLSSIFAQKRNLLNPSFLWMIREILRFNRTCLEDRAAGHLASRSIGDYLDWRGFSPGFTNNYLVPMAAAIWSTPSARMLQFPAEHFVNFFDNHRLIYRRQHQWRTVTGGSRNYLKGLLSPLGDKVRLGRGVRGVIRGDKGVTLIDETGGEAFFDKVIFACHSDQTARLLIDATDQEKRLLTAIPYQSNRVILYRDASLMPTRHKLWASWNYLRSSHSDGRAGVAVTYWMNRLQGIDPNFPLFVTLNPDREPESRKVFAEFTYEHPQFSAEAMAAQRALVAIQGRNNCYFAGAWTGYGFHEDGLVSGLAAAEALGGITPWRTARPSSRETILEVIA from the coding sequence ATGAACGCGCATGTTCCTTCGCTGCTACGCCGCCTCAGAGTCGCCGTCATCGGGTCGGGCATATCCGGTGCATCGGCCGCCTGGGCGCTCAATCCTGTCCATGACGTAACGCTCTACGAGAAAGATGCCCGGCCGGGCGGCCATACGGCAACGGTCGATGTCGACTATGACGGGCTGAACATTCCGGTCGATACCGGCTTCATCGTCTACAACGAACACAATTATCCCAATCTCACCGCGCTCTTTGCGGAGCTCGGCGTCGCCACGCATGCCAGCGACATGAGTTTTTCGCTGTCGCTGGATCAGGGCAGGCTGGAGTGGAGCGGCGGCGGGCTGTCGTCGATATTCGCGCAGAAGCGCAATCTGCTGAACCCCTCTTTCCTCTGGATGATCCGCGAGATCCTCCGCTTCAACCGGACCTGCCTGGAAGATCGGGCAGCCGGGCATCTGGCCTCGCGCTCGATCGGCGACTATCTCGACTGGCGCGGCTTCTCGCCTGGTTTCACCAACAACTATCTGGTGCCGATGGCGGCGGCGATCTGGTCGACGCCATCGGCGCGGATGCTGCAATTTCCCGCCGAGCATTTCGTCAATTTCTTCGACAATCACCGGCTTATCTATCGCCGTCAGCATCAGTGGCGTACCGTCACCGGCGGCAGCCGCAACTATCTGAAAGGGCTTCTGTCACCGCTCGGCGACAAAGTGAGGCTCGGCCGTGGCGTGCGTGGGGTGATCCGCGGCGACAAGGGTGTCACCCTGATCGACGAAACCGGCGGTGAGGCCTTCTTCGACAAGGTGATCTTCGCCTGCCACAGCGATCAGACGGCTCGGTTGCTGATCGATGCAACGGATCAGGAAAAGCGCTTGCTCACAGCTATCCCCTATCAATCCAACCGCGTTATCCTGTACCGCGACGCGAGCCTGATGCCGACGCGACACAAGCTATGGGCCTCCTGGAACTACCTGCGTTCGAGCCATTCCGACGGCAGAGCCGGTGTGGCCGTGACCTACTGGATGAACAGGCTGCAAGGCATAGACCCGAATTTTCCGCTGTTCGTCACGCTCAACCCGGACCGCGAACCGGAGAGCCGCAAGGTCTTTGCCGAATTCACTTACGAACATCCGCAGTTTTCCGCGGAAGCGATGGCCGCGCAGCGCGCGCTCGTTGCCATTCAGGGAAGAAACAATTGCTATTTCGCGGGCGCCTGGACCGGATATGGATTCCACGAGGATGGACTCGTCTCCGGTCTTGCGGCGGCCGAGGCGCTGGGCGGGATCACACCCTGGCGGACCGCCCGGCCCTCCTCCCGTGAAACCATACTGGAAGTGATAGCATGA
- a CDS encoding cryptochrome/photolyase family protein: MARETVARPVIVWFRKDLRLDDNKALHAACASGRPVIPLYIQEPGEDGTGPLGAAQAWWLHHSLHALDTALRKHDGKLVLASGHARNVLGDIIKRSGAEAVFWNRRYDPPGTAIDMHLKHGLEKQAMEVRSFAGQLLHEPTKLKTSDGTPYRVYTPFWRALEESGEPETVDTPRHLRFPKQFPASETLASWKLLPNKPNWAKSFPDMWTPGEAAAHEKLQDFIENRLQDYSADRDFPGKAATSLLSPHLAFGEISPARIWEATKGLSRSIPSDNIVGFRKELAWREFSYHLLFHFPELARDNWNDSFDGFGWREDEDGFHAWCNGQTGYPIVDAGMRQLWRHGWMHNRVRMITASFLVKDLLVDWRRGEAWFRDTLVDADHANNAASWQWVAGSGADASPFFRIFNPVLQGEKFDAGGDYIRQFVPELEKLDDKYIHRPFDAPKSVLENAGITLGETYPEPIVDHATARRRALRVYNAIKDAA, encoded by the coding sequence TTGGCACGGGAGACTGTTGCAAGACCGGTAATCGTCTGGTTTCGCAAGGATCTGCGCCTTGACGATAACAAGGCCCTGCATGCGGCATGCGCATCGGGGCGGCCGGTCATTCCGCTTTATATCCAAGAACCTGGCGAAGACGGCACCGGGCCGCTCGGGGCAGCTCAGGCCTGGTGGCTGCATCATTCGCTGCATGCGCTCGATACAGCCCTCAGAAAACACGACGGCAAGCTCGTATTAGCCAGCGGTCATGCCCGAAATGTGCTGGGCGACATCATCAAGCGAAGCGGTGCGGAGGCGGTATTCTGGAACCGCCGCTACGATCCGCCGGGCACAGCAATCGACATGCACCTCAAGCATGGACTGGAAAAGCAGGCGATGGAGGTGCGCAGCTTCGCCGGCCAACTCCTGCATGAGCCGACGAAACTCAAGACATCAGACGGCACGCCCTATCGCGTCTATACGCCGTTCTGGCGAGCGCTCGAAGAAAGCGGAGAGCCGGAAACCGTCGATACGCCCCGGCACTTGCGCTTCCCCAAGCAGTTTCCTGCGTCTGAAACGCTCGCCTCCTGGAAGCTTCTGCCAAACAAGCCGAACTGGGCGAAATCCTTCCCCGACATGTGGACGCCAGGCGAAGCGGCGGCCCATGAAAAGCTCCAGGATTTCATCGAAAACAGACTTCAAGACTATTCTGCCGATCGGGATTTCCCCGGAAAGGCAGCGACCTCCCTGCTCTCTCCGCATCTGGCGTTCGGCGAGATTTCGCCGGCACGCATCTGGGAAGCGACAAAAGGCCTTTCCCGCAGCATCCCATCCGACAATATCGTAGGCTTCCGCAAGGAACTGGCGTGGCGAGAATTTTCCTATCACCTGCTCTTCCATTTTCCGGAACTGGCCAGAGACAATTGGAACGACAGTTTCGACGGCTTCGGCTGGCGGGAGGATGAAGATGGATTCCATGCCTGGTGCAACGGCCAGACCGGCTATCCCATCGTCGACGCAGGCATGCGCCAGCTCTGGCGCCATGGCTGGATGCACAACCGTGTGCGGATGATAACGGCCTCGTTTCTCGTCAAGGACCTGCTGGTCGACTGGCGCCGAGGCGAGGCCTGGTTCCGCGACACGCTCGTCGACGCGGACCATGCCAATAATGCGGCCAGTTGGCAGTGGGTGGCAGGTTCAGGCGCCGATGCTTCTCCCTTCTTCCGGATCTTCAATCCGGTTCTGCAGGGCGAAAAGTTCGATGCTGGTGGCGACTATATCAGGCAGTTCGTGCCGGAGCTCGAAAAGCTCGACGACAAATATATCCATCGGCCGTTCGACGCCCCGAAGAGCGTTCTGGAAAATGCCGGGATCACGCTTGGTGAAACCTATCCGGAACCCATAGTCGATCACGCCACGGCACGTCGTCGGGCGCTGAGGGTCTATAATGCCATAAAGGACGCAGCATGA
- a CDS encoding SAM-dependent methyltransferase: protein MSNGQDLNQSARDAVTLTAENISRIVKGLPFKAKLALRGLMRMQRGSLAVTLPDGRNVFIKGKAAGPDAALTLRNWNLAGRALTSGTIGVAETYMDGDWDSPDITAFLELFLVNGEAAHSYAHGKGGVGRFVERIRHWMNANTKTGSKRNISAHYDLGNDFYRQWLDPSMTYSSALYSTGANDLQSAQNAKYRALAEATGIKPGDHVLEIGCGWGGFAEFAAGELNCRVTGLTISREQLAFAQARISKAGLSDRVDFRFQDYRDETGVYDRIVSIEMFEAVGEKYWPAYFSKLKQCLKPGGKAGLQIITIRPEAFAQYRSNPDFIQKYVFPGGMLPTRHHLAELGKKMDLSLVRDFGFGLDYARTLAEWRERFWSVWHRLRPMGFDDRFKRLWEFYLFYCEAGFRARNIDVRQVVFSRP from the coding sequence GTGAGCAATGGACAGGATTTGAACCAATCTGCCCGCGACGCGGTGACGCTGACGGCGGAAAATATTTCACGGATTGTCAAAGGCTTGCCCTTTAAAGCGAAGCTCGCGCTGCGCGGCCTGATGCGCATGCAGCGCGGTTCCCTTGCCGTCACCCTGCCCGACGGGCGCAACGTATTCATCAAGGGTAAGGCTGCCGGACCTGATGCCGCGTTGACGCTTCGAAACTGGAACCTTGCCGGCCGTGCGCTGACCAGCGGCACGATCGGGGTGGCCGAGACCTACATGGACGGCGATTGGGACAGCCCCGATATCACCGCCTTCCTCGAGTTGTTCCTCGTCAACGGCGAGGCCGCACACAGCTATGCTCACGGCAAGGGCGGTGTCGGCCGCTTCGTCGAGCGCATCCGCCATTGGATGAACGCCAACACCAAGACGGGGTCCAAGCGCAATATCTCGGCCCATTACGACCTCGGCAACGACTTTTACAGGCAATGGCTCGATCCGAGCATGACCTATTCCTCGGCGCTCTATTCGACCGGCGCCAATGACCTGCAATCGGCACAGAACGCAAAATATCGGGCGCTCGCCGAAGCGACCGGCATCAAGCCCGGCGATCATGTGCTGGAAATCGGCTGCGGCTGGGGTGGCTTTGCAGAATTTGCGGCAGGCGAGTTGAATTGCCGGGTAACGGGACTGACCATCAGCCGCGAGCAGCTTGCCTTCGCGCAAGCGCGCATCAGCAAGGCGGGGCTCAGCGACAGGGTCGATTTTCGCTTTCAGGACTATCGCGACGAGACCGGGGTCTACGATCGCATCGTTTCCATCGAGATGTTCGAGGCTGTTGGTGAGAAATACTGGCCGGCCTATTTCTCCAAGCTGAAACAATGCCTGAAGCCGGGCGGCAAGGCTGGGCTGCAGATCATCACCATCCGGCCCGAGGCCTTCGCGCAATATCGCAGCAATCCGGACTTCATCCAGAAATATGTCTTCCCCGGCGGCATGCTGCCGACGCGCCACCACCTTGCAGAACTCGGCAAGAAAATGGACTTGTCACTGGTCAGGGACTTTGGCTTCGGCCTCGACTATGCCCGTACGCTGGCAGAATGGCGCGAGCGCTTCTGGTCCGTCTGGCACAGGCTGCGGCCGATGGGTTTTGACGACCGGTTCAAGCGGCTCTGGGAATTCTACCTCTTCTACTGCGAGGCAGGCTTTCGCGCCCGCAATATCGATGTGCGGCAGGTGGTCTTTTCGCGACCTTGA
- a CDS encoding cysteine synthase A: MTFHPSVIEAIGNTPLIKLKGVSEATGCTILGKAEFLNPGQSVKDRAALYIIRDAEKKGLLKPGGVIVEGTAGNTGIGLTVVAKALGYRTVIVIPETQSQEKKDALRLLGAELVEVPAVPYKNPNNYVKVSGRLAEQLAKSEPNGAIWANQFDNVANRQAHIETTAPEIWKDTDGKVDGFICSVGSGGTLAGVATGLKGFNKDIKIGIADPEGAALYEFYANGTLKSEGSSITEGIGQGRITANLEGFMPDFSYHVTDAESLPYLFDLVEREGLCLGGSTAINIAGAVRLAKDLGPGHTIVTILCDYGNRYQSKLFNPDFLSSKGLPIPQWMVGSTDIKIPYEPAA, encoded by the coding sequence ATGACCTTCCACCCCTCCGTAATCGAGGCTATCGGCAACACGCCCCTCATCAAGCTCAAGGGTGTTTCCGAGGCGACCGGCTGCACCATTCTCGGCAAGGCCGAGTTTCTCAATCCCGGCCAGTCGGTGAAGGACCGAGCGGCGCTCTACATCATCCGTGACGCCGAGAAGAAGGGACTGCTCAAGCCTGGCGGCGTCATCGTCGAAGGCACGGCGGGCAATACCGGCATCGGCCTGACGGTCGTCGCCAAGGCGCTCGGCTACCGCACCGTGATCGTCATTCCGGAAACCCAGAGCCAGGAAAAGAAGGATGCCCTGCGCCTGCTTGGGGCCGAGCTCGTGGAAGTTCCGGCGGTTCCCTACAAGAACCCGAACAATTACGTAAAGGTTTCCGGCCGCCTGGCCGAACAGCTTGCCAAGAGCGAGCCGAACGGGGCGATCTGGGCGAACCAGTTCGACAATGTCGCCAACCGCCAGGCGCATATCGAAACCACCGCGCCAGAGATCTGGAAAGATACGGACGGCAAGGTCGATGGCTTCATCTGCTCGGTCGGCTCGGGCGGCACGCTTGCCGGCGTTGCGACAGGCCTCAAGGGCTTCAACAAGGATATCAAGATCGGCATTGCCGATCCCGAGGGTGCAGCGCTCTACGAATTCTACGCGAACGGCACGTTGAAGTCCGAGGGCTCGTCGATCACCGAAGGCATCGGCCAGGGGCGCATTACCGCCAACCTCGAAGGCTTCATGCCTGATTTCTCCTATCACGTCACTGATGCCGAGTCGCTTCCCTACCTCTTCGATCTCGTCGAGCGCGAGGGTCTGTGCCTTGGCGGCTCCACGGCGATCAACATTGCCGGTGCGGTTCGCCTCGCCAAGGATCTCGGCCCCGGCCACACGATCGTGACAATCCTCTGCGATTATGGCAACCGCTATCAGTCCAAGCTCTTCAATCCGGATTTCCTTTCATCGAAAGGCCTGCCCATTCCTCAATGGATGGTCGGCTCGACGGATATCAAAATACCCTACGAACCCGCAGCGTGA
- a CDS encoding RBBP9/YdeN family alpha/beta hydrolase yields MTKILIVPGLFGSDEGHWQHYWLDDVSQSRMVGQDDWNHARLDRWMERLEQALLEAGEAYIVAHSLGCILTARLADRPVARRVKGALLVAPCDLPATERLHPGSLAFGPMPTKPLAFPSLTVGSLDDKYMSLDRLSFYTRLWKTEVRNIGLAGHINIASGFGRWTGGYTLFDAVKDKAKAKRPEVSKLNAAAASA; encoded by the coding sequence ATGACAAAAATCCTGATCGTGCCGGGTCTCTTCGGTTCCGACGAGGGGCATTGGCAGCACTATTGGCTTGATGACGTGTCGCAGAGCCGGATGGTCGGTCAGGACGACTGGAACCACGCTCGTCTGGACCGCTGGATGGAACGGCTGGAACAAGCATTGCTGGAGGCGGGAGAAGCCTATATCGTTGCCCATAGCCTCGGCTGCATTCTGACGGCGCGGCTCGCCGACCGGCCAGTGGCCCGCCGGGTAAAGGGAGCGCTTCTGGTCGCCCCGTGCGATTTGCCGGCCACGGAAAGGCTGCATCCCGGTTCGCTCGCTTTCGGCCCCATGCCGACAAAACCGCTCGCCTTTCCGAGCCTCACCGTCGGCAGCCTCGACGACAAATACATGTCGCTCGACCGTTTGAGCTTCTACACCCGCCTCTGGAAAACCGAGGTCCGCAACATAGGCCTCGCAGGCCATATCAACATTGCCAGTGGTTTCGGCCGTTGGACCGGCGGCTACACGCTGTTCGATGCTGTAAAAGACAAGGCGAAGGCAAAGAGACCGGAGGTATCCAAACTCAATGCGGCTGCTGCATCGGCATGA
- a CDS encoding alanyl-tRNA editing protein, giving the protein MPVNALYRDDFYLSTCEAVVTAVHEDGGIELDQTCFYAASGGQPGDTGFFERADGSKIELGQAKHGAAKDIVIHVPLEGQARPQINEKLVLHIDWPRRYRLMRMHTACHLLSVVCSYPITGAAVGEDESRVDFDMIDTIDKDEVTAKLMDLVNQNHPVYLQWITDEELAANPGIVKSKNVRPPVGLGRVSLVCIGENSAVDSQPCGGTHVSETQEVGQIHIAKIEKKGKENRRFRIRFGTPGDDA; this is encoded by the coding sequence ATGCCAGTCAATGCCCTCTACCGTGACGACTTCTATCTTTCCACATGCGAAGCGGTCGTCACGGCCGTTCACGAGGACGGGGGTATCGAGCTGGATCAGACCTGCTTTTACGCGGCATCGGGCGGGCAGCCGGGCGATACCGGCTTCTTCGAACGGGCTGACGGCTCCAAAATAGAGCTTGGCCAGGCAAAACACGGCGCAGCCAAGGACATCGTCATCCACGTGCCGCTGGAAGGCCAGGCGCGGCCTCAGATCAACGAGAAGCTGGTACTGCACATCGACTGGCCGCGCCGCTACAGACTGATGCGCATGCACACGGCCTGTCATCTTCTATCGGTCGTCTGCTCCTATCCGATCACGGGGGCGGCGGTCGGCGAGGATGAAAGTCGCGTCGACTTCGACATGATCGATACGATCGACAAGGACGAGGTGACGGCCAAGCTGATGGACCTCGTCAATCAGAACCATCCGGTCTATCTTCAGTGGATTACGGATGAGGAACTCGCCGCCAACCCCGGCATCGTCAAATCGAAGAATGTGCGTCCTCCTGTTGGCCTTGGCCGCGTCAGCCTCGTCTGCATCGGGGAGAATTCTGCCGTTGACAGCCAGCCCTGTGGCGGCACGCATGTTTCGGAAACACAGGAAGTCGGCCAGATTCATATTGCCAAGATCGAGAAGAAGGGCAAAGAGAACCGGCGCTTTCGCATTCGCTTCGGCACGCCCGGCGACGATGCCTGA
- a CDS encoding methylated-DNA--[protein]-cysteine S-methyltransferase encodes MAQKMHQYLIFETAGGFCGIAWSDAGVTRFQLPTKSAESTERLLLRRLPTAEPGKPTPQILDAVAAVKHYFEGEEVDFSSVAVDLDGQDAFFCDIYAAARRVSWGRTTTYGTLAKELGAGPEAARDVGQAMAKNPVALIIPCHRVLAAGGKIGGFSAPGGSTSKLRMLELEGVHVGPPAPAQQSLDF; translated from the coding sequence ATGGCTCAGAAAATGCATCAATACCTGATCTTCGAAACCGCGGGTGGCTTCTGCGGCATTGCCTGGAGCGATGCCGGCGTGACGCGATTCCAGTTGCCGACGAAGAGCGCCGAGTCGACAGAACGCTTGTTGCTGCGCCGTTTGCCGACCGCCGAACCGGGCAAGCCGACGCCGCAGATTCTGGACGCCGTTGCTGCGGTGAAGCACTATTTCGAAGGTGAGGAAGTCGATTTCTCCAGCGTCGCCGTTGACCTTGACGGCCAGGACGCATTCTTCTGCGATATCTATGCTGCCGCGCGCCGTGTCAGTTGGGGCCGCACGACGACCTACGGCACGCTGGCGAAGGAGCTTGGTGCAGGGCCGGAGGCAGCGCGCGACGTCGGTCAGGCCATGGCCAAGAACCCTGTCGCGCTCATCATTCCCTGCCATCGTGTACTTGCCGCGGGCGGCAAGATCGGCGGTTTTTCGGCACCCGGCGGTTCGACCTCCAAGCTTCGTATGCTGGAGCTGGAAGGCGTGCATGTCGGCCCGCCCGCGCCTGCCCAGCAATCCCTCGATTTTTGA
- a CDS encoding SDR family NAD(P)-dependent oxidoreductase, giving the protein MRNFIAHPEHGIVWISGASSGIGRALALKLAGEGYRVAVTARNHEKLVELQLEAAGLPGSIIVLDGDVTDAEDMEHVMASIEYEHGALAMAILCAGVYRPVHGEDLHRADFEKTFAVNLSGVVNCLLPAIRHMKAKGQGQIAIVSSVTGYTGFPTSAAYGATKAALINMAESLKFDLDKIGIRIQLINPGFVDTPATRKNAFHMPALVSPETAAERIAAGLKSQAFEITFPRRFTYVLKFLRILPYGLYFALVNRFTGWGERPANSSHRPVTPHPAE; this is encoded by the coding sequence ATGCGTAATTTCATCGCCCATCCAGAACATGGTATCGTCTGGATTTCCGGTGCGAGTTCCGGAATAGGCCGAGCGCTGGCGCTGAAGCTCGCGGGCGAGGGATACAGGGTCGCCGTCACCGCCCGCAATCACGAAAAACTGGTGGAATTGCAGCTCGAGGCGGCCGGATTGCCCGGCAGCATCATCGTGCTCGACGGCGATGTGACCGATGCCGAAGACATGGAACATGTCATGGCCTCGATCGAATATGAGCACGGTGCGCTCGCCATGGCGATCCTCTGTGCTGGCGTCTATCGGCCCGTCCATGGCGAGGATCTGCACCGAGCCGATTTCGAGAAGACTTTTGCCGTCAACCTGTCAGGTGTGGTCAATTGCCTGCTGCCGGCGATCCGCCACATGAAGGCGAAGGGGCAGGGGCAGATTGCCATCGTTTCCTCGGTAACGGGCTACACGGGATTTCCGACCAGCGCCGCTTACGGCGCGACCAAGGCTGCCCTGATCAACATGGCCGAAAGCCTGAAATTCGATCTCGACAAGATCGGCATCCGCATCCAGCTTATCAATCCGGGCTTCGTCGATACGCCGGCAACGCGCAAGAATGCCTTTCACATGCCGGCACTGGTTTCGCCCGAGACGGCGGCGGAGCGCATTGCGGCGGGCCTTAAGTCACAGGCTTTCGAGATCACTTTCCCGAGGCGCTTCACCTATGTGCTGAAGTTCCTGCGGATCTTGCCTTACGGTCTCTATTTCGCACTGGTGAACCGCTTCACCGGTTGGGGCGAGCGGCCTGCCAACTCCAGTCACCGCCCGGTGACGCCGCATCCGGCCGAGTGA
- a CDS encoding ChrR family anti-sigma-E factor: MTESDMVHEHIDTIDALMAHYVAGSLPEPARVLVESHLEMKPDNRGLVADLERLAGYALESTPSSPISDRDAKLAAIFGSKAPAAPPKLPSRPQGALFPRALRNLVGFEADDVPWRKRLPGFKEYATDIDGCEVSLMWIRPGRALPAHTHAGMELILILDGAFRDERGRFGPGDISVADATVDHRPVAEKDRPCIAFAVSDGPIKLTGSFRQIIGDLIG; this comes from the coding sequence GTGACCGAATCTGACATGGTTCACGAGCATATCGACACGATCGATGCATTGATGGCGCATTATGTCGCTGGTTCCCTTCCGGAGCCGGCCCGCGTGCTCGTGGAATCTCATCTCGAAATGAAGCCGGACAATCGCGGCCTGGTGGCTGACCTCGAACGGCTGGCTGGATACGCTCTGGAGAGCACGCCATCAAGCCCGATCAGCGACCGCGATGCGAAGCTTGCGGCAATCTTCGGCTCGAAGGCTCCTGCTGCCCCTCCGAAGCTCCCCTCACGTCCGCAGGGTGCTCTTTTCCCGCGCGCCTTGCGCAACCTCGTCGGTTTCGAAGCTGATGACGTGCCTTGGCGTAAGCGCCTTCCGGGCTTCAAGGAATATGCGACCGATATCGACGGCTGCGAGGTCAGCCTGATGTGGATACGGCCGGGTCGCGCACTGCCTGCCCATACGCATGCGGGCATGGAACTGATCCTCATCCTCGATGGCGCTTTTCGCGACGAGCGCGGCCGTTTCGGGCCGGGGGATATCTCGGTTGCGGATGCCACCGTCGACCATCGCCCCGTCGCCGAGAAGGACCGGCCCTGCATCGCCTTTGCCGTTTCAGACGGCCCGATCAAGCTCACCGGCTCCTTCCGGCAGATCATCGGCGACCTCATCGGCTGA
- the sseA gene encoding 3-mercaptopyruvate sulfurtransferase codes for MSDTKSRFVVSADWLQAELGKPDLRVLDASFYLPAQKRDANAEYAAGHIPGAIRFDQDKIADHSTNLPHTIPSPDYFAAEVGKLGISENNRVVVYDGIGMFASPRVWWLFRVMGAKNVFVLDGGLDGWKAEGRPLEAEVSHYAPATFKTNYDASRVVHLEQMRDIVASSALQIADARSAGRFAAAEPEPRAGMRSGHMPGARSLPSGVFANQGRFKSLPELKQTIEDAGIDLSKPVVTSCGSGITAAIITLALESLGHTDNKLYDGSWSEWGSREDTPVVIGPPEPVKA; via the coding sequence ATGAGCGACACCAAGAGCCGTTTCGTCGTCTCGGCCGACTGGCTGCAGGCTGAACTCGGCAAACCCGACCTGCGCGTGCTCGACGCGTCCTTCTATCTTCCGGCGCAAAAGCGCGATGCGAATGCGGAATATGCCGCCGGCCATATTCCAGGCGCCATCCGATTCGACCAGGACAAGATCGCCGACCATTCGACCAACCTGCCGCACACGATTCCTTCTCCCGATTATTTCGCCGCTGAAGTCGGCAAGCTAGGCATCAGCGAGAACAACCGCGTCGTCGTCTACGATGGCATCGGCATGTTTGCCTCGCCGCGCGTCTGGTGGCTGTTCCGGGTGATGGGCGCAAAGAACGTCTTCGTGCTCGATGGCGGATTGGACGGCTGGAAAGCCGAAGGACGACCGCTCGAAGCCGAAGTATCGCACTATGCTCCGGCGACGTTCAAGACGAACTACGATGCCAGCCGCGTCGTTCATCTTGAGCAGATGCGCGATATCGTTGCGAGCAGCGCCCTGCAGATCGCCGATGCCCGCAGCGCCGGCCGTTTCGCCGCCGCCGAGCCCGAACCGCGCGCAGGCATGCGTTCCGGCCATATGCCAGGCGCGCGCAGCCTGCCATCAGGCGTCTTTGCCAATCAGGGCCGTTTCAAATCGCTACCGGAACTGAAGCAAACGATTGAGGATGCCGGCATCGACCTTTCCAAGCCGGTCGTCACCTCCTGCGGATCGGGCATTACCGCCGCGATCATTACTTTGGCGCTGGAATCGCTCGGCCATACCGACAACAAGCTCTATGACGGCTCCTGGAGCGAATGGGGCAGCCGCGAGGACACACCCGTCGTCATCGGCCCACCGGAACCGGTCAAAGCCTGA
- a CDS encoding DUF1365 domain-containing protein has translation MTASRRSLHASRYGVSVTRNGPPPDAAAVLYAGNVMHQRMKPFGHRFQYRVFSLSIDLDRLEEAGGQSVLFSVNRSNLVSFHEEDHVAGGKLRSYADRLLADACVGRPAKILLVCYPRIFGYVFNPLSVYYAYDDRDALLALIYEVRNTFGERHSYVCPVEDDEIFESGLRQTCDKLFYVSPFIGIGMRYHFRMLPPGQEIRWRILETDAEGPLLAATFAGRKKPLTGRTLCYLLAAIPLLTVKIMTGIHWEALKLWLKGAIYVRRPPPPPPVSVKPASRLAEAAE, from the coding sequence ATGACGGCGTCCCGCAGAAGCCTCCACGCATCGAGGTATGGCGTCAGTGTGACGCGAAACGGTCCTCCACCGGATGCGGCGGCGGTGCTTTATGCTGGTAATGTCATGCATCAGCGCATGAAACCGTTCGGCCATCGCTTCCAGTATCGAGTCTTTTCGCTCTCTATCGATCTCGACCGGTTGGAAGAAGCTGGCGGCCAGTCGGTGCTGTTTTCGGTCAACCGAAGCAATCTCGTCTCGTTCCATGAAGAGGACCATGTAGCAGGTGGGAAGCTGCGCTCCTATGCCGATCGCCTGCTTGCGGACGCCTGTGTCGGGCGACCTGCCAAAATCCTGCTCGTCTGTTATCCGCGGATCTTCGGCTACGTCTTCAATCCGCTTTCGGTCTATTATGCCTATGACGACAGGGATGCCTTGCTTGCGCTGATCTACGAGGTGCGCAACACATTCGGCGAGCGGCATAGTTATGTCTGCCCTGTCGAGGATGATGAAATTTTCGAAAGCGGTCTTCGCCAGACCTGCGACAAGCTCTTTTACGTCTCTCCCTTCATTGGTATCGGCATGCGCTATCATTTCCGCATGCTGCCGCCCGGCCAGGAAATCCGCTGGCGCATCCTGGAAACCGATGCGGAAGGACCGCTTCTTGCCGCAACGTTCGCCGGCCGGAAAAAGCCGCTGACTGGCCGGACGCTCTGTTATCTTCTCGCAGCCATTCCCTTGCTGACTGTCAAGATCATGACGGGGATTCACTGGGAGGCCCTGAAACTCTGGCTCAAAGGCGCCATTTACGTTCGCCGGCCACCACCTCCCCCACCTGTCAGCGTGAAGCCGGCAAGCCGGCTTGCGGAAGCTGCCGAATGA